ATATCTGGAGCGAATTCACGGCCGGTGGCAGACCTGGCAGACGAGCTACGAGAGTCGCGCCCTTCCCCAGGCGGTGCGCGAGACCATCGATCGAGCCGTTCATCAGGCCGGGACGGCGGGAGGAACGTACCTGACGAGCGAGCTGCTCCCGCGCCTCGCGCGGGAACTCGTCTATCTCCCGTGGCTCGTTCTCGTGCCCGTGCTGGCGTTCTTCCTCCTCAAGGACGCCCAGCCCCTCCGCAAGGCCGCGCTGCGGTTCTTTCCGCGGGGTCGTCTGCGGTCGCGCGGCGACGAGTTCCTCGTCGAATTGAACGAAACGCTGGCGGCTTACGTCCGCGCCCAGGTGACGGCCTGCCTCCTGATCGGCGTGGTCTGCACCCTGGCGTTCCTGGTGATCGGCGTGCCGTACGCGGTCGTGCTCGGGATCGCCGCCGGACTGCTCGAGTTCATTCCGCTGGCCGGGCCGCTGGCCGTGGGCGCTCTCGCGGCGAGCTTCGCGGCCTTCCACTCGGCCGGCCAGGTCGTGGCCGTCGTGCTCTTCCTGCTCGTGCTGCGGGCCGTCCAGGACTACGTCGTCTATCCGAAGATCGTGGGCATCGGAGTCCACCTGAACCCTCTCGGCGTCATCCTCGCGATCCTGTGCGGCGCGGAGCTGGGGGGGCTCATCGGAGTATTTCTCGCGATCCCGGCCGTCGCCGTGCTCACGCTCGCCGCCGGCCACTATCGAGACCACCTCGCGTTGGAGGCGGAGAGCGGGTCGCCGACGTAGACGGGCGAGACGAGTTCAGCGGGGCCGGCGGGAGGACGAGAGCGCGAAGAACGTCCAGGCTGCGCCGGAGAGATCCACCGCGCCGAACAGGATCAGGGAAGGCTTGACGAAGCGGAAGAGGACG
This sequence is a window from Thermoanaerobaculia bacterium. Protein-coding genes within it:
- a CDS encoding AI-2E family transporter; this encodes MSLRLKATDSGLAADERLPPSSPSSVVRRTIQVLLVTLGVASALWAVYRLRTILLLLVLAVFFAYLVVPLVRLVHRPFVVKGHRLLLPLSAAIGLVYLFVFGSLAAAVAVLLPVVNDQLGDLASEIPGYLERIHGRWQTWQTSYESRALPQAVRETIDRAVHQAGTAGGTYLTSELLPRLARELVYLPWLVLVPVLAFFLLKDAQPLRKAALRFFPRGRLRSRGDEFLVELNETLAAYVRAQVTACLLIGVVCTLAFLVIGVPYAVVLGIAAGLLEFIPLAGPLAVGALAASFAAFHSAGQVVAVVLFLLVLRAVQDYVVYPKIVGIGVHLNPLGVILAILCGAELGGLIGVFLAIPAVAVLTLAAGHYRDHLALEAESGSPT